A genomic stretch from Aedes albopictus strain Foshan chromosome 2, AalbF5, whole genome shotgun sequence includes:
- the LOC115254828 gene encoding uncharacterized protein LOC115254828, giving the protein MASKRHDNGAVDAPVRKMKKKNPKMDTIVKELAEEKSARVELSKQLEKANETIKALQMSLRSPRSESVDSAAFSQQAGPSSTQRRRNEAEAERSRFLTSVNQMSLSSINVPECKPSVAGEQIGRRDYESWIDLLTDSLKLAGVEDEPTKFVVFKVKAGPMLLDVFKNTKSTPESPKEEEFPYANALSRLKLYFGSASDIMLQRRKLALMVQGTEESDLSFIMRVNSIARLCDYKEGKEFEEIVSTVATHARDKDVRIVALKMLNRQDSFTELVDAVREIEAVKMNEEYYRMQHEKQEKKAVAAVSAAFPKAESYRPTFNRRSVPRGRFGHPYAGHSRFDSQRSSNREGERSTHKEEAYRCFRCDSVYHKAEACYAIDKTCLKCGRRGHIQRACRSIKTEQSRRPGEEDRSVKPEKVASIEVDVVAKAEEHADEQNVGVDIPK; this is encoded by the coding sequence gaaaatgaAGAAGAAGAACCCTAAGATGGATACGATCGTGAAGGAGCTAGCGGAGGAGAAGTCGGCCAGAGTGGAGCTGAGCAAGCAGCTCGAAAAAGCGAACGAAACGATAAAGGCGTTACAGATGAGTCTGCGGTCCCCACGGAGCGAAAGCGTGGACAGCGCGGCGTTCTCGCAACAAGCAGGCCCGTCTAGTACCCAGCGACGCAGGAACGAAGCTGAAGCGGAACGATCTCGGTTCTTGACGTCCGTTAACCAAATGTCGCTCTCGTCAATTAACGTCCCGGAGTGCAAACCCTCCGTAGCCGGAGAGCAAATTGGACGACGCGATTACGAGTCATGGATTGACCTTCTTACGGATTCGCTGAAGTTAGCCGGCGTTGAGGATGAACCGACGAAATTTGTGGTTTTCAAGGTCAAAGCGGGTCCGATGTTGTTGGACGTAttcaaaaacacaaaatcgactCCGGAAAGCCCGAAGGAAGAAGAATTCCCATATGCCAACGCATTAAGCAGATTGAAGTTGTACTTTGGCTCAGCATCGGACATAATGCTGCAACGCCGGAAACTCGCATTGATGGTTCAGGGTACTGAGGAATCGGATTTGTCGTTTATCATGAGAGTGAATTCCATTGCTCGATTGTGCGACTACAAAGAGGGGAAGGAATTCGAAGAAATCGTGAGCACGGTCGCCACTCACGCTAGAGACAAGGATGTTCGCATCGTGGCCCTGAAAATGCTCAATCGACAGGACTCCTTCACCGAGCTCGTGGATGCAGTCCGTGAAATCGAAGCGGTAAAAATGAATGAGGAATACTATCGTATGCAGCACGAGAAGCAGGAGAAAAAGGCGGTGGCGGCGGTGAGCGCTGCTTTCCCGAAAGCCGAATCATACCGCCCTACTTTCAACCGTCGCTCGGTTCCGCGGGGAAGATTTGGACACCCGTATGCTGGTCACTCACGATTTGACTCACAACGTTCATCGAATCGGGAAGGGGAGAGAAGTACCCACAAGGAGGAGGCTTACAGATGCTTTAGGTGCGACAGCGTCTACCACAAAGCCGAGGCTTGTTATGCTATTGACAAGACTTGCCTGAAGTGTGGTCGACGAGGCCACATTCAAAGAGCCTGCCGTTCAATCAAGACTGAACAATCTCGCAGACCAGGAGAAGAGGATCGAAGCGTCAAGCCCGAGAAGGTGGCATCTATCGAAGTGGACGTCGTCGCCAAAGCAGAAGAGCACGCGGATGAGCAGAACGTAGGTGTTGACATTCCCAAGTAA
- the LOC134287848 gene encoding uncharacterized protein K02A2.6-like, whose product MTDQRFAVLCGDERYRSELFNVRDSADHPLKAYATSGEIPVLATFEAFMHISDNRPTLLEKFYVVKEGRSLLGRATATRYSVLLLGLQVPINSEKCLSNSWYEATEIATVTANEAFPKFNIPPVKINYDRTRSPCRNVFMNIPVALKPIVEKRLQQLLAAGIIEEVTEEMENLFCSSMLAIPKGKEDIRLVIDLRGPNSYIQRSPFAMPSLEKILAEIHGAQWFSTIDMTNAYFHIELDEDSRHLTNFCTEFGMFRCVRLPFGLCNAPDIFQEVLERKILGGCRGVKNYLDDIFVFGKTPEEHDENLAAVMTRLREHNVKINEDKCVFKSQTVKFIGFKITPDGWQIEEEKMRAIEEFRTPETVGEVKSFLGLVTFVDKFVPHRATKTEKLRALANADTFYWSEAEDLEFQDFKQKALKTIKTLGYFNTSDRTELFVDASGVGLGAVLIQFDDNGAPRIIACASKALTTTEQRYPQTHREALAVVWGVERFAYYLSGRSFVIRTDAEANQFIFGGKHRIGKRAVSRAEAWALRLQPFDFTIERVPGEQNVADALSRLFRRNQSPVPFEDNCENHALFALDTGNMDISLADIECEADKDEELKQVIEALKNDDWPRVLRKYEAQRNSLHHLGSMLCKDDKIVLPKSLRKRAMVSAHGGHVGEVAMKRIMREFFWWPHMASETEQFVKDCETCCMLSRRNPPLPISSRNLPEGPWEIVQTDFLSIPGYGSGDFLTVVDTYSRYLSVVEVKRKTAEATNAALSEIFKPWGCPRILQSDNGPPFNSSTFCSFWENKGVKVRKSIPLSPQSNGLVERQNQSIIKAVSASTLDGTNWRKSLETFVHNHNTVIPHARLKVTPFELLVGFKYRGQFPSLWDEVHPKELDRENIRELDAETKLNSKHYADEVRGAKESRINVGDVVLVSQQKNSKSDPTFSSERFTVVTRNGAKVVVVSENGVQYARNVQDVKLAPPAKELDTAYSGTGQDNVPWEDSGMVTISDYNSDNLRGNRPQEKGGNGSGISLRQRSNIKRPARLNDCYIYNIYQ is encoded by the exons ATGACGGACCAGCGTTTTGCCGTGCTGTGCGGAGACGAAAGGTATAGAAGTGAACTGTTCAATGTTCGAGACAGCGCAGATCATCCTTTAAAAGCATACGCGACATCGGGGGAGATCCCGGTGCTAGCCACCTTTGAAGCCTTCATGCACATCTCCGACAATCGACCCACTTTACTAGAAAAATTCTATGTAGTGAAGGAAGGCCGATCTCTTTTAGGACGAGCAACCGCCACCAGATATAGTGTCCTATTGCTGGGCTTGCAAGTCCCGATAAATTCGGAAAAATGTTTGTCAAACTCTTGGTACGAAGCTACAGAAATTGCAACGGTGACGGCGAACGAAGCGTTTCCCAAGTTTAATATTCCGCCGGTAAAAATTAATTACGACCGGACAAGGTCACCATGCCGAAACGTCTTCATGAACATCCCAGTAGCTTTAAAGCCAATCGTGGAGAAACGATTACAACAGCTACTTGCGGCGGGGATTATTGAAGAGGTAACTGAAGAAATGGAAAACTTGTTCTGTTCATCAATGCTAGCAATACCGAAAGGAAAGGAAGATATTAGGCTAGTAATTGACCTAAGAGGACCTAACAGTTACATTCAAAGGTCCCCGTTCGCAATGCCGagtctggagaaaattctggcggAAATTCATGGAGCACAATGGTTCTCTACTATAGACATGACCAACGCGTATTTCCACATTGAGCTCGACGAAGACAGCCGCCATCTGACCAATTTCTGCACCGAATTCGGTATGTTCAGGTGCGTCCGGTTGCCGTTTGGGCTCTGTAACGCACCGGACATCTTCCAGGAGGTGCTTGAGCGCAAGATCCTTGGAGGCTGTCGAGGGGTGAAAAATTATCTAGACGACATCTTCGTGTTCGGCAAGACACCCGAAGAACATGATGAGAACCTTGCCGCTGTGATGACTCGGCTTCGGGAACATAATGTAAAGATCAACGAGGACAAATGCGTTTTCAAGAGTCAAACAGTAAAATTCATTGGGTTCAAGATTACCCCGGACGGATGGCAGATTGAGGAGGAGAAAATGCGAGCGATTGAAGAGTTCAGAACACCGGAAACCGTTGGAGAGGTGAAAAGCTTCTTGGGGCTTGTTACGTTTGTGGATAAGTTTGTGCCACATCGAGCAACGAAAACTGAGAAGCTACGTGCGCTGGCCAATGCAGATACCTTTTATTGGTCTGAGGCTGAAgatttggaattccaagattttaaACAGAAGGCCCTGAAGACAATTAAAACGCTGGGATATTTCAACACTTCCGACAGGACAGAGCTATTCGTCGACGCTTCGGGTGTAGGTCTAGGGGCCGTCTTGATTCAGTTCGACGACAACGGAGCACCGAGAATCATTGCGTGTGCTTCGAAAGCACTTACGACCACCGAACAAAGATACCCGCAAACACATCGGGAAGCTCTAGCAGTTGTGTGGGGAGTCGAGAGGTTCGCGTATTATTTGTCGGGCAGATCATTCGTCATTAGGACCGACGCGGAGGCGAATCAATTTATCTTTGGGGGAAAGCATCGCATCGGAAAAAGGGCGGTTTCTCGAGCGGAAGCGTGGGCTCTACGGCTGCAGCCGTTTGATTTTACTATTGAGAGAGTCCCAG GTGAACAAAATGTCGCGGACGCCCTATCGAGATTATTCCGAAGAAACCAGTCACCAGTACCATTTGAAGATAACTGTGAAAACCACGCTCTGTTTGCTTTGGATACGGGAAACATGGATATTTCTTTGGCCGATATTGAATGCGAGGCTGATAAGGATGAGGAACTGAAGCAGGTTATTGAAGCTCTGAAAAATGACGATTGGCCGCGAGTATTGCGGAAATACGAAGCGCAGAGAAATAGCCTCCATCACCTCGGGTCAATGCTGTGCAAAGATGATAAAATAGTGCTGCCAAAATCCTTGCGCAAAAGAGCCATGGTATCGGCTCATGGTGGACACGTAGGGGAGGTCGCCATGAAAAGAATCATGCGTGAGTTCTTTTGGTGGCCGCACATGGCCTCGGAGACTGAACAGTTCGTCAAGGATTGTGAAACCTGTTGTATGCTATCCAGAAGAAACCCTCCATTGCCCATCTCGTCTCGAAACCTTCCGGAAGGCCCTTGGGAAATAGTCCAAACGGACTTTCTTTCCATTCCGGGCTACGGGTCAGGAGATTTTTTAACAGTAGTGGACACGTATTCCCGCTACCTGTCAGTCGTAGAGGTGAAACGCAAAACGGCAGAAGCCACAAATGCTGCGctcagtgaaattttcaaaccatGGGGTTGTCCTCGTATTTTGCAAAGCGACAACGGCCCGCCCTTCAATAGCTCGACGTTTTGTTCATTCTGGGAGAATAAGGGGGTAAAGGTACGCAAGTCGATTCCACTGAGCCCGCAATCTAACGGGCTCGTGGAACGACAAAACCAATCCATAATTAAAGCAGTATCAGCTTCCACATTGGACGGAACAAACTGGCGTAAAAGCTTAGAAACGTTCGTACATAATCACAACACTGTGATTCCACATGCAAGGCTCAAGGTTACGCCTTTTGAGCTCTTAGTCGGGTTCAAGTATCGGGGACAATTTCCCAGTCTTTGGGACGAAGTACATCCAAAGGAATTGGACCGAGAGAACATACGGGAACTAGATGCGGAGACCAAACTGAACAGCAAGCATTACGCGGACGAAGTACGAGGAGCGAAGGAATCGCGCATCAATGTCGGCGATGTCGTATTGGTAAGCCAGCAGAAAAACTCCAAAAGCGATCCGACATTTTCCTCAGAAAGATTTACGGTTGTTACACGCAACGGGGCGAAAGTAGTTGTGGTGAGTGAGAATGGAGTGCAGTATGCACGAAACGTGCAGGATGTTAAATTGGCACCACCTGCAAAGGAGCTGGATACCGCGTATTCCGGAACAGGTCAGGATAACGTACCATGGGAAGATAGCGGAATGGTAACAATTTCGGATTACAACTCTGACAACTTGCGTGGGAATCGCCCTCAGGAAAAGGGTGGAAACGGCAGCGGAATCTCGCTTCGTCAGCGGTCTAACATAAAAAGACCTGCCAGACTCAATGACTGTTACATCTACAACATTTATCAATGA